A stretch of the Leptospiraceae bacterium genome encodes the following:
- a CDS encoding cob(I)yrinic acid a,c-diamide adenosyltransferase, with protein MKIYTRKGDKGFTMLASGEKVSKSNDYVELYGTVDELNSSIGLAISFLNENSELKEPLLETQNLLFELGAELAGYRSEESTGPSIQETDVLYLEHKIDDLLSHLEPMRNFILPGGSQAASFLHMSRTICRNLERLMVRAQESKHEIFEINLSYINRLSDFLFVCGRYANHENQKEDIRWISRNKK; from the coding sequence ATGAAAATTTATACAAGAAAAGGCGATAAAGGTTTTACAATGCTCGCCTCAGGCGAGAAGGTTTCGAAATCCAATGACTATGTAGAGTTATACGGAACAGTAGACGAGTTAAATTCATCAATAGGGCTTGCTATCTCTTTTTTAAACGAAAATTCTGAGCTAAAAGAGCCTCTTTTAGAAACCCAAAACCTACTTTTTGAACTCGGAGCTGAGCTTGCGGGCTATCGTTCAGAAGAATCTACCGGCCCTTCCATTCAGGAAACTGATGTCTTGTACCTTGAACATAAAATTGATGATCTTCTTTCACACCTGGAACCTATGAGAAATTTCATACTTCCCGGAGGTTCACAAGCTGCTTCCTTTCTTCACATGAGTCGCACGATTTGTAGAAATCTCGAAAGGCTTATGGTTCGTGCCCAGGAAAGTAAGCATGAAATTTTTGAGATTAACCTTTCTTATATTAACCGCTTATCTGATTTTTTATTTGTTTGCGGAAGATATGCCAATCATGAAAACCAAAAAGAAGACATTCGCTGGATATCAAGGAATAAAAAATAA
- a CDS encoding peptide MFS transporter, with product MWERFSYYGMRALLILYLVKALHYSDRTAGLIYGSYTGLVYLTPLFGGYLADKYLGYSKSIILGGILMICGHLSLAMDTIPTFFLGLSLLVLGNGFFKPNISTLLGYQYRHVPEKKDSAFTIFYMGINLGAAIGPILCGYLGETFGWHYGFGVAAFGMLLGLLQFMYGLSSLEEPPTLSVKSDTEKLPLQEKEKKHIIVICILAFFSIFFWFAYEQAGSSISLFIDRHIDRNVLGYNIPASIFQSINPILILLLAPLFSYTWNSLRTQNKEPDTLSKLSLGMLLLGLGFVVLVYGASELNPSTTKVNIIWVLLMIFLHTLGELSFSPVGLSMVSKMAPIQYASLLMGIWFLSSAIAHYSAGILSGYMKEFGSPSTFFTIFIISSFFMTGLIYLLSPGLRKMMK from the coding sequence ATGTGGGAGCGTTTTAGTTACTACGGAATGCGTGCCCTACTCATCCTGTACCTGGTGAAAGCCCTTCATTATTCAGACAGAACCGCCGGTCTAATTTATGGTAGCTATACCGGCCTTGTTTATCTCACTCCGCTTTTTGGAGGGTATTTGGCGGATAAGTATTTGGGATATTCTAAAAGCATTATCCTGGGTGGGATTCTAATGATCTGCGGTCACCTGTCCCTGGCCATGGATACAATCCCTACTTTCTTTTTAGGGCTCAGCCTACTCGTTCTGGGTAATGGCTTTTTTAAACCAAATATTTCTACACTACTCGGTTATCAATACAGGCATGTGCCTGAAAAAAAAGATTCCGCTTTTACCATTTTTTATATGGGAATTAACCTCGGTGCTGCCATAGGTCCCATACTCTGCGGCTACCTTGGAGAAACATTTGGCTGGCATTATGGTTTCGGAGTTGCAGCTTTCGGAATGTTACTCGGTCTTTTGCAATTCATGTACGGACTCTCATCTTTAGAAGAGCCACCTACTCTTTCAGTAAAGTCTGATACAGAAAAACTTCCCCTGCAAGAAAAAGAAAAAAAACATATTATTGTAATTTGTATCCTCGCATTTTTTAGTATCTTCTTCTGGTTTGCTTATGAACAGGCCGGCTCCTCTATTAGTCTTTTTATAGATAGGCATATAGATAGAAATGTATTGGGTTATAACATTCCCGCTTCCATATTCCAATCTATAAATCCCATATTAATACTACTCTTAGCACCTCTCTTTTCTTATACATGGAATTCCTTAAGGACTCAAAATAAAGAACCGGATACCCTGAGTAAACTTAGCCTGGGAATGCTTCTATTAGGACTTGGTTTTGTTGTATTGGTTTATGGTGCAAGCGAACTGAACCCCAGCACAACTAAAGTAAATATCATCTGGGTCTTACTCATGATTTTTTTACATACTCTTGGTGAGCTTTCCTTTTCACCTGTGGGACTTTCTATGGTATCCAAGATGGCTCCGATTCAATATGCTTCTCTTCTCATGGGGATCTGGTTTTTATCTTCAGCAATAGCTCATTATTCAGCCGGGATACTCTCCGGTTATATGAAAGAGTTCGGTTCACCTTCCACTTTTTTTACTATATTCATTATTAGCTCTTTTTTTATGACAGGTCTCATCTATCTACTCAGTCCGGGATTGAGGAAAATGATGAAATAG
- a CDS encoding FIST C-terminal domain-containing protein: protein MPIVKTVYSKAALDLQKIMETNPGLIIAFYGPDSDANGIFSTLNDSKIPFIACSDTGRFLGDSYHLEEDSFVALGFPKEIFDSIDIIHYDLSPEKNYGEIKKDVKEKYLSSLKNSGIDRNSPDMEREFVINLLYGLASANPVLEAQSEISLFLQTVGGSSGGKLDFIHSEVMTNGMKGKIGASAIIRLKKDYKMVIDRISSFEQVKGSLKVTALENPRHIRELNGKPALDEYLSSVGETKDNLSASLFARYTLGIEPGDGEKLITSIMKDDGKGGLLTYNDLVEGTELNIYSAKSQEADRKSQLQSLKSLEPIIYISFDCVLCYLARNAMDEKEKIAKLYSENLPNTGVMGFGTFSENICGANVNQTETFLAIYKA from the coding sequence ATGCCAATAGTAAAAACTGTGTATTCTAAAGCTGCACTTGATTTACAAAAAATTATGGAAACGAATCCGGGTCTTATCATTGCATTTTATGGTCCCGATAGTGATGCAAATGGGATCTTTTCTACATTGAATGACTCAAAAATTCCGTTTATAGCCTGCTCTGATACGGGTAGATTTCTTGGAGATTCCTATCATCTGGAAGAGGATTCTTTTGTTGCTCTCGGATTTCCGAAAGAGATTTTTGATTCTATAGATATTATACATTATGATCTTTCCCCTGAAAAAAATTATGGAGAAATTAAAAAGGATGTAAAAGAAAAATATTTATCGTCTCTGAAAAATTCCGGGATTGATAGAAACTCACCGGATATGGAGCGAGAGTTTGTAATAAACTTATTATACGGTTTAGCTTCCGCAAATCCTGTACTCGAAGCTCAATCGGAGATTAGTTTATTTTTACAAACGGTAGGAGGAAGTTCCGGAGGGAAATTAGATTTTATTCATTCCGAAGTTATGACAAATGGAATGAAGGGTAAGATAGGGGCTTCTGCTATTATACGCCTAAAAAAAGACTACAAAATGGTAATCGATAGGATTTCCAGTTTTGAGCAGGTAAAAGGCAGTTTGAAAGTTACTGCCCTGGAGAATCCGAGACATATCCGGGAATTGAACGGAAAGCCGGCTCTTGATGAGTACCTTTCGAGCGTTGGAGAAACAAAAGATAATCTCTCGGCTTCTCTTTTTGCCAGGTATACTCTCGGAATTGAGCCCGGTGATGGTGAAAAGCTGATTACAAGTATTATGAAGGATGATGGAAAGGGTGGTCTTCTGACCTATAATGACCTGGTGGAAGGTACCGAATTGAATATTTATTCAGCCAAATCACAGGAAGCGGATAGGAAGTCGCAATTACAAAGTCTGAAGAGTTTAGAGCCTATCATTTACATTTCCTTTGATTGCGTACTCTGTTATCTTGCCAGAAATGCTATGGATGAGAAGGAGAAAATTGCTAAATTGTATAGCGAGAACTTACCGAATACAGGGGTGATGGGTTTCGGTACATTTAGCGAAAATATTTGTGGTGCGAATGTAAACCAAACAGAAACGTTTTTGGCTATTTACAAAGCCTGA
- a CDS encoding 30S ribosomal protein S6, producing the protein MRNYEMTALLRDSASEIEEGKSAIKEILSKNSAEVTAEEDWGQKRLWHKVGHEEYAFFAYLKFNAEPSSIAKIEHECKINQKILRVMIARV; encoded by the coding sequence ATGAGAAATTATGAGATGACTGCGCTTTTACGAGATAGTGCCAGCGAGATTGAAGAAGGGAAAAGTGCTATTAAAGAAATTTTATCTAAAAATTCAGCAGAAGTAACCGCTGAAGAAGATTGGGGACAAAAAAGACTCTGGCACAAAGTTGGTCATGAAGAATATGCGTTTTTTGCTTATCTAAAGTTTAACGCAGAACCTTCCAGTATAGCCAAAATCGAACACGAATGTAAGATTAACCAGAAAATCCTGAGAGTCATGATAGCCAGGGTTTAA
- the ssb gene encoding single-stranded DNA-binding protein gives MPNEINKVILIGRMTRDPEFKVINQSGVANFSIANNRTYVSNGEKKDEVHFFDCEAWGKLADILKQYAKKGTKVAIEGRLKQSTWETPDGKKASKVRIFVETFQFLGSSQSGGQNSAENNSGSSYSNQQTSYDMPPDSMYAEDEDDIF, from the coding sequence ATGCCAAATGAAATAAACAAAGTTATTCTCATTGGGCGGATGACCCGCGATCCCGAGTTTAAAGTAATCAATCAATCGGGTGTGGCTAATTTTAGCATAGCCAATAATAGAACCTATGTAAGTAACGGAGAAAAAAAGGATGAAGTCCATTTTTTCGATTGTGAAGCCTGGGGAAAGTTGGCTGATATTTTAAAGCAATATGCAAAAAAAGGCACGAAGGTAGCCATAGAAGGCAGGCTCAAACAATCTACCTGGGAAACACCGGATGGAAAAAAAGCCAGTAAAGTCAGGATTTTTGTAGAAACCTTTCAATTTCTGGGTTCTTCCCAATCTGGTGGACAAAATTCTGCTGAAAACAATTCGGGTTCATCTTACAGCAATCAACAGACATCATATGATATGCCTCCGGATAGTATGTATGCTGAAGATGAAGATGATATTTTTTAG
- a CDS encoding 30S ribosomal protein S18: MSDEMNLDDKDDRGMDEERGYRGKDMDGKGFKKNSKYKRKVCKFTADKSLAEALDYKRVDILEKFITNRGKILPRRITGTSAKWQRRLSREIKKARSAGLLPFKVQ; the protein is encoded by the coding sequence ATGTCAGACGAAATGAATCTTGATGATAAAGATGATAGGGGAATGGATGAAGAACGCGGTTACCGCGGGAAAGACATGGATGGAAAGGGATTTAAGAAAAACTCCAAGTACAAAAGAAAGGTTTGTAAATTCACAGCCGATAAATCCCTGGCAGAAGCACTCGATTATAAAAGAGTTGATATATTAGAAAAATTTATTACCAATAGGGGTAAAATCCTTCCGAGACGAATCACCGGTACTTCAGCCAAGTGGCAGAGAAGACTATCCCGTGAGATTAAAAAAGCCAGAAGTGCTGGATTACTCCCCTTCAAAGTACAATAA
- a CDS encoding 50S ribosomal protein L9, with protein MKVVLFKDVPNLGDAGDIKEVANGYARNYLFPKKLAVRADEGNTKTAVHQKKLAELKKEKRKKEMKSIASSLEGKVIEIPVKTGANDKLFGSVTAIDVAKAVSAQGVEIEKRKIEIPEHIKALGDYKIKIKLADGILANVVLKVVKEGGSSEE; from the coding sequence ATGAAAGTAGTTTTATTTAAAGATGTACCCAACCTTGGGGATGCAGGTGATATTAAAGAAGTTGCAAACGGTTACGCAAGAAATTATCTTTTTCCAAAAAAGCTGGCTGTAAGAGCAGATGAAGGAAACACAAAAACAGCAGTTCATCAGAAGAAATTAGCTGAACTAAAAAAAGAAAAGCGTAAGAAAGAAATGAAGAGTATCGCATCTTCTCTTGAAGGAAAAGTAATCGAGATTCCTGTAAAAACAGGAGCTAATGATAAACTTTTTGGTTCAGTAACTGCAATCGATGTAGCAAAAGCAGTCAGTGCACAGGGTGTTGAAATTGAAAAAAGAAAAATAGAAATTCCTGAACACATTAAAGCTCTGGGTGATTATAAAATTAAAATCAAACTGGCTGATGGAATTCTTGCAAATGTTGTCTTAAAAGTTGTTAAAGAAGGTGGAAGCAGCGAAGAGTAA
- the dnaB gene encoding replicative DNA helicase has product MSVEQLYDPESEKTLLGSIFIKGAGVVNDLGLLPDDFFIELHRSIYSSIIELLDINLQVDPIAVINNLKDKGKLKNESREVEYILTLFRDTVAVQPIHYYAKRIKKFSDRRKYIQILQNSIETLHQELEENEILFTSIETKLSNISRSVQSRGLRSVKDSKLELIDYVKTMFETRGGISGQKTHFTSFDEMTTGLKPHELIILAARPGYGKTTFALNIASNVALKEQKTVALFSLEMSSIELLIKMVCSDARIDSSALKSGMVHPSDREKLLKSIINVTSASIYIDDTGTLSIWEFKARIRQLLSSGVQPSLIVVDYLQLMSDPTVREGRQQEVASISRNLKQMAREANCPVIALSQMSRAIESRTKDQRPQLSDLRESGAIEQDADIVLFIYREDKVKSPDELNPDMINKAEIIIAKNRAGQTGQFHLLFSPQYSKFDNI; this is encoded by the coding sequence ATGAGTGTGGAGCAATTATATGATCCCGAGTCCGAAAAGACTCTTCTTGGCTCCATATTCATCAAAGGTGCTGGTGTTGTAAATGATCTGGGACTACTCCCCGATGATTTTTTCATAGAACTTCACCGTTCGATTTATTCCTCTATTATTGAGCTTTTAGACATTAACCTTCAGGTTGATCCCATTGCTGTAATCAACAATCTGAAAGATAAGGGCAAACTCAAGAACGAATCTCGGGAAGTGGAATACATCCTTACCCTGTTTCGCGACACGGTTGCCGTCCAGCCCATTCATTACTACGCAAAAAGGATAAAAAAGTTCTCTGATAGAAGAAAGTATATCCAAATTCTTCAAAACTCCATAGAAACCCTGCATCAGGAATTGGAAGAAAACGAAATACTTTTTACCAGTATAGAAACCAAGCTTTCTAATATTTCTCGCTCCGTTCAAAGTCGGGGTCTTCGTTCGGTAAAAGACAGTAAACTAGAATTAATCGATTATGTAAAAACCATGTTTGAAACGCGGGGAGGAATCTCCGGTCAAAAAACACATTTTACTTCCTTTGATGAAATGACTACCGGTTTAAAACCCCATGAATTGATCATTCTCGCAGCCCGACCCGGTTATGGAAAAACCACCTTTGCTCTGAATATAGCATCCAATGTGGCTTTAAAAGAACAAAAAACAGTAGCCCTGTTTTCTCTTGAGATGAGCAGTATAGAACTTCTTATCAAAATGGTATGCTCAGACGCCCGAATCGACTCTTCTGCCCTTAAATCCGGTATGGTCCATCCTTCCGACAGAGAAAAGCTATTAAAATCAATTATTAATGTAACTTCCGCCTCTATTTACATTGATGATACCGGAACTCTCTCCATCTGGGAATTTAAAGCGAGGATTCGACAATTGCTTTCTTCAGGAGTTCAGCCTTCCCTGATTGTCGTTGACTACCTGCAGCTAATGAGTGATCCTACTGTCCGGGAAGGTAGACAACAGGAAGTAGCCTCTATTTCAAGAAATCTAAAACAAATGGCCAGAGAAGCCAATTGTCCGGTAATAGCCCTATCTCAGATGTCAAGGGCGATAGAATCCAGAACCAAAGATCAAAGACCCCAACTTTCCGACCTACGAGAATCGGGAGCCATAGAACAGGATGCGGACATCGTTCTATTCATATACCGAGAAGATAAAGTGAAATCTCCCGATGAGCTTAACCCCGACATGATTAACAAAGCTGAAATTATTATTGCTAAAAACCGGGCAGGTCAGACAGGTCAATTTCACTTGCTATTTTCACCTCAATATAGTAAATTCGACAATATTTAA
- a CDS encoding adenylate/guanylate cyclase domain-containing protein → MNPPEIIQKEKEIICNESLDYELRLQFAYQASVNELISQLDEALDLSILNSVEGKKLSETIIEITKVFYRKTSQEQLIPIRQISALEFNYQDYLSRKWTFCIATDGSILSEPPPEANKIQHELICHTGDSSYKGFVNAYGPEPGPFEKGYLSAFCRVLDTGINSFNIHKFNREKDQLIMALNRIKESSIKSRTEKQGMLIQEIKERLRSKCGILFLLKDNISKDASELNSEDLEPQARFPDSFEIQDLAGLQKIAKKCILNNTKYIIERREGGGYYLAVELFLRESGKLAGAFLVQFDEKPGHNTIHLALQAADEIDDFLIFNREMLEEVQLREKIMNVLIPMIGEDQSKFILSAHDPKKLSQPQQKYAIIMFSDLKGSTRTADVLMSRGKEIFEKYKNHRESPEYIDELVKLEKLTENYVKYINFYLGLSSRSVLKFGGVVDKYIGDAVMAAWGVPIDAPDPIFIARRAILATVFANRMTLKYNESMKQEGFEDLFIFQQRFVLHCGEVLAGIFGTPLRFDYTIMGAPVNEAARIESLETSAPGKVTFSREFYNLVNDFIEADHLGSFKLKGKENPIDIYRFKKFRNSNISEIAEEYIDRSKISISHAEDENFKDYLRDDWDID, encoded by the coding sequence ATGAATCCACCAGAAATTATACAAAAAGAAAAAGAGATAATATGTAACGAAAGCCTGGACTATGAATTACGCCTTCAATTTGCTTACCAGGCTTCAGTAAATGAACTGATTTCTCAGCTCGATGAGGCACTCGATCTGAGCATACTGAATTCGGTGGAAGGGAAGAAGTTGAGCGAAACTATTATAGAAATCACAAAAGTTTTTTATAGAAAGACCTCACAAGAGCAGTTGATTCCTATAAGACAAATCAGTGCATTGGAATTCAATTATCAGGATTACCTTTCCCGTAAGTGGACATTTTGTATTGCAACAGACGGTTCGATACTCTCGGAACCTCCTCCGGAAGCAAATAAGATTCAGCATGAGTTAATCTGTCATACAGGAGATTCCTCCTATAAAGGTTTTGTGAATGCCTATGGGCCGGAACCGGGTCCCTTTGAAAAGGGTTATCTCTCTGCCTTTTGCAGGGTTTTGGATACCGGTATTAACAGTTTCAATATACATAAATTTAATCGAGAAAAAGATCAGCTGATAATGGCTCTGAATCGAATCAAGGAATCGAGTATAAAATCCAGAACTGAAAAGCAGGGCATGTTAATTCAAGAAATTAAAGAAAGACTTCGGTCTAAATGTGGGATTCTTTTCTTATTGAAAGACAATATTTCAAAGGATGCTTCAGAGTTAAACTCGGAAGACTTGGAGCCTCAGGCAAGGTTTCCGGATTCTTTTGAAATACAGGATTTAGCGGGCCTTCAAAAAATTGCCAAAAAGTGCATCTTAAATAATACCAAGTATATCATTGAGAGAAGAGAAGGAGGAGGCTATTATCTTGCAGTTGAATTATTTCTCCGGGAATCGGGAAAATTAGCCGGTGCTTTTTTAGTCCAGTTCGATGAGAAACCAGGGCATAATACCATTCACTTAGCTTTACAGGCTGCGGATGAGATCGATGATTTTTTAATTTTTAACCGGGAGATGTTAGAAGAAGTTCAACTCAGGGAAAAGATTATGAATGTCTTAATCCCGATGATAGGAGAGGATCAGAGTAAATTCATTCTCTCTGCTCATGATCCTAAGAAACTTTCTCAGCCTCAACAGAAATATGCGATTATCATGTTTTCGGATTTAAAAGGTTCCACCCGGACGGCTGACGTACTGATGTCCAGAGGAAAGGAGATTTTTGAGAAATATAAAAATCATAGGGAATCGCCAGAATACATTGATGAACTTGTAAAGCTCGAAAAATTGACGGAGAACTATGTTAAGTACATAAATTTTTACCTGGGTCTTTCCTCCCGTTCCGTATTAAAATTTGGTGGTGTTGTGGATAAGTATATCGGAGATGCAGTGATGGCAGCCTGGGGAGTCCCGATTGATGCACCCGATCCGATTTTTATTGCCAGAAGGGCTATACTGGCTACCGTATTTGCAAACCGCATGACTTTGAAATATAATGAGTCTATGAAACAAGAAGGATTTGAGGATCTGTTTATATTTCAGCAAAGATTTGTTCTTCATTGTGGAGAAGTTCTGGCCGGAATTTTTGGAACTCCTCTGCGTTTTGATTATACAATTATGGGAGCACCGGTAAACGAGGCTGCAAGAATTGAGTCCTTAGAGACTTCTGCACCGGGTAAGGTAACTTTTAGCCGGGAATTTTATAACCTGGTAAATGATTTCATTGAAGCAGACCATCTGGGTTCTTTTAAACTCAAAGGAAAAGAAAATCCTATCGACATCTATAGATTTAAAAAATTCAGGAATTCCAATATATCCGAGATAGCAGAAGAGTATATCGATAGAAGTAAAATTAGCATCAGTCATGCGGAGGATGAAAATTTTAAAGATTACCTTAGAGATGATTGGGATATAGATTAG
- the ahpC gene encoding peroxiredoxin, whose product MIRIGDKIPEFKVQAYHNGEFKSVSDKDVLGKWAIFLFYPADFTFVCPTELGDMADEYSELQKLGVEVYSVSTDTHFVHKAWHDTSDTIKKIKFPMLADPTGKLTRGFGIMIEEEGIAMRGTFLVNPEGMVKVLEVTDGGIGRDASEMVKKVQAAQYVAGHAGEVCPAKWKPGNKTLKPGLDLVGKI is encoded by the coding sequence ATGATAAGAATCGGTGATAAAATTCCGGAATTTAAAGTACAGGCCTACCATAATGGTGAGTTCAAGAGTGTTTCAGATAAAGATGTTCTGGGTAAATGGGCTATCTTTTTATTTTATCCGGCAGACTTTACTTTTGTTTGTCCTACTGAACTTGGTGATATGGCTGATGAATACTCTGAGTTACAAAAGTTAGGTGTGGAAGTTTACTCAGTTTCTACTGACACCCACTTTGTTCATAAGGCCTGGCATGATACCAGTGATACAATTAAGAAAATCAAGTTTCCGATGTTAGCCGACCCTACAGGAAAACTGACCAGGGGCTTCGGAATCATGATTGAAGAAGAGGGAATCGCAATGCGGGGAACTTTCCTGGTAAATCCGGAAGGTATGGTAAAAGTTCTGGAAGTGACAGACGGTGGAATCGGAAGAGATGCTTCTGAAATGGTAAAAAAAGTTCAAGCAGCTCAATATGTTGCCGGTCATGCAGGTGAAGTTTGTCCTGCCAAATGGAAGCCCGGAAATAAAACTTTAAAACCGGGTTTGGATCTTGTAGGAAAAATCTAA
- the ahpF gene encoding alkyl hydroperoxide reductase subunit F has translation MLDKELLDQIATYMEKLDAEVTLRVCNKTHEKKSDLLEMLRGIVSTSDKLSLSEEDLPYRSGVSFDICKEGKPSGIIFSGIPGGHEFSSLILAILQVGGVPLKLDEGLQKMIKNYKKKMQFETIVSLECHNCPEVVQALNQICLLNENVSHEMIDGGLFPEVVAERKVMGVPTIFKNGDTFSSGKMEISDILEKINITLSPESRQSVSQEFENKIYDVLIIGGGPAGVSSAIYSARKGLEVLMIVDRIGGQVKDTIGIENMISVVSTSGPELADSLEKHLNHYNIPIRKNIKVKAIQKGEIKQTELTTGEVIRSRAIIIATGARWRELGIPGEKENIGKGVAYCPHCDGPFFKGKDVVVVGGGNSGIEAALDLSGIVKSVTVLEFLPELKADKVLVEKAEQTPNIRILTQIQSKEVLTENGKVTGLQYIDRSSGKEAILPSDGIFIQIGLLPNSGFAKEILETNKFGEIIVDDKCRTSESGIFACGDVTTVPYKQIIISMGEGAKAALSAFEYVLMNSKQQA, from the coding sequence ATGCTGGATAAAGAATTATTAGACCAAATTGCTACTTATATGGAAAAGTTGGATGCGGAGGTGACACTTCGTGTTTGCAACAAGACACACGAGAAAAAATCTGACTTACTCGAGATGTTAAGAGGAATCGTTTCTACATCCGATAAATTAAGTTTGAGTGAGGAAGATCTTCCTTACAGAAGTGGTGTAAGTTTTGATATTTGTAAAGAGGGAAAGCCAAGCGGAATTATTTTTAGCGGTATCCCCGGAGGACATGAGTTTAGTTCGCTTATACTTGCCATTTTGCAGGTGGGAGGAGTTCCTTTAAAACTCGATGAAGGGCTCCAAAAGATGATAAAGAACTACAAAAAGAAAATGCAGTTCGAAACGATTGTATCCCTGGAATGTCATAACTGTCCGGAAGTAGTTCAGGCTCTGAACCAGATCTGTCTATTGAATGAAAATGTAAGTCATGAAATGATAGATGGAGGTCTTTTTCCGGAAGTAGTAGCAGAGCGAAAAGTCATGGGGGTTCCGACAATATTCAAAAATGGAGATACATTTTCCAGCGGTAAAATGGAAATATCCGATATATTAGAAAAAATAAATATAACTTTAAGTCCGGAGTCCAGGCAAAGTGTTTCGCAAGAATTTGAAAATAAAATATATGATGTACTGATTATAGGTGGAGGCCCAGCAGGAGTAAGTTCAGCTATCTATTCGGCAAGAAAAGGACTTGAGGTTTTAATGATTGTAGACCGGATAGGCGGCCAGGTAAAAGATACTATAGGAATTGAAAATATGATTTCCGTAGTAAGTACAAGCGGACCGGAACTTGCAGATTCTTTAGAGAAGCATTTAAATCATTATAATATTCCCATACGCAAAAATATCAAAGTAAAAGCCATTCAAAAAGGAGAAATCAAACAAACAGAACTTACTACAGGTGAAGTTATCCGGAGTCGAGCTATTATTATTGCTACGGGAGCAAGGTGGAGAGAACTCGGAATTCCCGGAGAGAAAGAAAACATAGGAAAAGGTGTAGCTTATTGTCCGCACTGTGACGGTCCTTTCTTTAAAGGAAAAGATGTGGTAGTAGTTGGAGGCGGGAACTCCGGAATCGAAGCTGCCCTCGATTTAAGCGGGATCGTTAAATCGGTCACGGTACTGGAATTTTTACCTGAACTAAAAGCCGATAAGGTTCTGGTAGAAAAAGCAGAGCAAACACCAAATATAAGAATTTTAACTCAAATCCAATCGAAAGAAGTGTTGACTGAAAATGGAAAAGTTACAGGCCTACAGTATATAGATAGAAGCTCCGGAAAGGAAGCCATTCTTCCCAGCGATGGAATCTTTATTCAAATTGGACTTCTTCCGAATAGTGGTTTTGCAAAAGAAATACTTGAAACAAATAAATTCGGAGAAATTATAGTCGATGATAAATGTAGAACCAGTGAATCCGGTATATTTGCCTGCGGAGATGTCACAACTGTCCCCTATAAACAAATTATTATTTCTATGGGAGAAGGTGCGAAAGCTGCTTTATCCGCATTTGAATATGTACTTATGAACTCCAAACAACAGGCTTAA